In a single window of the Branchiostoma floridae strain S238N-H82 chromosome 2, Bfl_VNyyK, whole genome shotgun sequence genome:
- the LOC118409296 gene encoding uncharacterized protein LOC118409296, whose product MEPIGFRYAFTNHKSQLEGPIVEPIGFRYALTNHKSQLEGPIMEPIGFRYALTNHKSQLEGPIMEPIGFRYALTNHKSQFEGPIMEPIGFRYALTNHKSQLEGPIMEPIGFRYALTNHKSQLEGPIMEPIGFRYALTNHKSQLEGPIMEPIGFRYALTNHKSQLEGPIVEPIGFRYALTNHKSQLEGPIMEPIGFRYALTNHKSQLEGPIMEPIGFRYALTNHKSQLEGPIVEPIGFRYALTNHKSQFEGPIMEPIGFRYALTNHKSQLEGSLVEPIGFRYALTNCLWSVWWNLSVSPLLWG is encoded by the exons ATGGAACCCATCGGATTTAGGTATGCCTTCACCAACCATAAATCACAGTTGGAAGGTCCTATCGTGGAACCCATCGGATTTAGGTATGCCCTCACCAACCATAAATCACAGTTGGagggtcctatcatggaacccATCGGATTTAGGTATGCCCTCACCAATCATAAATCACAGTTGGagggtcctatcatggaacccATCGGATTTAGGTATGCCCTCACCAATCATAAATCACAGTTTGagggtcctatcatggaacccATCGGATTTAGGTATGCCCTCACCAACCATAAATCACAGTTGGagggtcctatcatggaacccATCGGATTTAGGTATGCCCTCACCAACCATAAATCACAGTTGGagggtcctatcatggaacccATCGGATTTAGGTATGCCCTCACCAATCATAAATCACAGTTGGagggtcctatcatggaacccATCGGATTTAGGTATGCCCTCACCAACCATAAATCACAGTTGGAGGGTCCTATCGTGGAACCCATCGGATTTAGGTATGCCCTCACCAATCATAAATCACAGTTGGAGGGTCCTATTATGGAACCCATCGGATTTAGGTATGCCCTCACCAATCATAAATCACAGTTGGagggtcctatcatggaacccATCGGATTTAGGTATGCCCTCACCAACCATAAATCACAGTTGGAGGGTCCTATCGTGGAACCCATCGGATTTAGGTATGCCCTCACCAATCATAAATCACAGTTTGagggtcctatcatggaacccATCGGATTTAGGTATGCCCTCACCAATCATAAATCACAGTTGGAGGGTTCTCTCGTGGAACCCATCGGATTTAG GTATGCCCTCACGAACTGCCTCTGGTCCGTTTGGTGGAATCTTTCTGTAAGCCCGTTGCTATGGGGATGA